A stretch of Sphingomicrobium flavum DNA encodes these proteins:
- a CDS encoding squalene/phytoene synthase family protein produces the protein MTPDRALALTHFPAPIRPAVEAIWRVDATLAEVVAGTTEPAVGAIRLAWWREALERLDHSDPPAEPRLADIAQHCLPRGVTGAMIAEIEDGYAALLEEVPDSLRIGKAGAAHFAAIARLIGEDDPKLAGAGALAMLARVRGLSSEELKPAALQRMASLKGHRFARPLRPLTNLARLAARDFLRREVEPEATPGRAFAMLSHRLSGVVTGAN, from the coding sequence TTGACGCCCGACCGGGCGCTGGCGCTGACCCATTTCCCGGCGCCGATCCGCCCAGCGGTCGAGGCGATCTGGCGCGTCGACGCGACCTTGGCCGAGGTCGTGGCCGGCACCACCGAGCCCGCCGTCGGCGCGATCCGCCTGGCCTGGTGGCGTGAGGCGCTGGAGCGGCTCGACCATTCTGATCCGCCCGCCGAGCCGCGCCTGGCCGATATTGCGCAGCACTGCCTGCCGCGCGGAGTCACTGGCGCGATGATTGCGGAAATCGAGGATGGCTATGCCGCTTTGCTGGAAGAAGTGCCCGACAGCCTGCGCATCGGTAAGGCCGGCGCTGCCCATTTCGCCGCCATCGCGCGGCTGATCGGCGAGGACGATCCCAAGCTGGCCGGTGCTGGTGCGCTCGCCATGCTGGCCCGTGTGCGCGGCCTGTCTTCTGAAGAGTTGAAGCCTGCCGCGCTGCAACGCATGGCCAGCCTCAAGGGCCATCGCTTCGCTCGACCGCTGCGCCCGCTCACCAACCTCGCGCGTTTAGCGGCCCGCGATTTCCTGCGTCGCGAGGTCGAGCCTGAAGCCACGCCGGGCCGCGCCTTTGCAATGTTGTCGCACCGGTTGAGCGGGGTCGTGACAGGGGCGAATTGA
- the trmFO gene encoding methylenetetrahydrofolate--tRNA-(uracil(54)-C(5))-methyltransferase (FADH(2)-oxidizing) TrmFO, with translation MTHDVHIIGGGLAGSEAAWQLAEAGLRVRLSEMRGGGDTTPAHDSDQLAEMVCSNSFRSDDADLNAVGLLHQEMRRLGSLIMACADEHRVPAGSALAVDRDGFAAAVTAKVQGHPNISVVRERIDALPDDGMTIVATGPLTGSALAESIASETGKDALAFFDAIAPIVHKESIDFDVAWFQSRWDKGEGKDYINCPMDKAQYEAFIQALNEGEKTEFKEWEKDTPYFEGCMPIEVMAERGVETLRHGPMKPVGLDDPRTGRWPYAVVQLRQDNALGTLWNMVGFQTKLKYGAQTDIFRMIPGLEKAEFARLGGIHRNSFIKSPELLDEQLRLKSKPNIRFAGQITGCEGYLESAAVGLMAARFAAAEAKGETFEAPPVETAFGALLSHITGGAEAETYQPMNVNFGLFPPIEGKMKKANRRLKYTERARAAFADWAARTGIEAKALETA, from the coding sequence ATGACGCATGATGTGCACATTATCGGGGGCGGGCTCGCCGGGTCGGAAGCTGCCTGGCAGCTGGCCGAAGCGGGACTGAGGGTTCGCTTGTCCGAAATGCGCGGCGGCGGCGATACGACGCCCGCGCATGACAGCGACCAGCTGGCCGAGATGGTCTGTTCGAACAGCTTTCGCTCGGACGATGCCGATTTGAATGCGGTGGGCCTGCTGCATCAGGAAATGCGGCGACTGGGGTCGCTCATCATGGCTTGTGCGGATGAGCATCGCGTGCCTGCGGGATCAGCGCTGGCAGTAGACCGTGATGGCTTTGCCGCGGCTGTGACGGCCAAAGTGCAGGGCCATCCCAATATCAGCGTGGTTCGCGAGCGGATCGATGCGCTGCCCGATGACGGCATGACCATTGTGGCGACGGGGCCGCTGACGGGGTCGGCGTTGGCGGAAAGCATTGCCAGCGAGACGGGCAAGGATGCCCTCGCCTTTTTCGATGCGATCGCGCCGATCGTGCACAAGGAGAGTATCGACTTCGACGTGGCCTGGTTCCAGTCGCGATGGGACAAAGGTGAAGGCAAAGATTACATCAACTGCCCGATGGACAAGGCGCAATACGAAGCCTTCATCCAGGCGCTGAATGAGGGCGAGAAGACCGAGTTCAAGGAATGGGAAAAGGACACGCCTTACTTTGAAGGCTGCATGCCGATTGAGGTAATGGCGGAGCGCGGGGTGGAAACACTGCGGCACGGGCCGATGAAGCCTGTGGGGCTCGACGATCCGCGCACGGGGCGCTGGCCCTATGCGGTGGTGCAGCTGCGGCAGGATAATGCGCTCGGCACGCTGTGGAACATGGTCGGATTCCAGACCAAGCTGAAATATGGCGCCCAGACCGACATTTTCCGCATGATCCCGGGGCTGGAAAAGGCCGAATTTGCCCGGCTTGGCGGGATCCACCGCAACAGCTTCATCAAATCGCCGGAGCTGCTGGACGAGCAATTGCGACTGAAGTCTAAGCCCAATATCCGCTTTGCCGGGCAGATTACCGGGTGCGAGGGTTATCTGGAATCTGCCGCCGTCGGGCTGATGGCCGCGCGCTTTGCAGCAGCCGAAGCCAAGGGCGAGACCTTCGAGGCACCGCCAGTGGAAACCGCCTTTGGTGCGCTATTGTCGCACATTACGGGCGGCGCGGAGGCCGAAACCTATCAGCCGATGAACGTCAATTTCGGCCTCTTCCCTCCCATCGAAGGCAAGATGAAAAAGGCCAATCGCCGCCTGAAATATACAGAACGTGCGCGCGCCGCCTTTGCCGATTGGGCCGCGCGGACGGGCATTGAAGCCAAGGCGCTGGAAACCGCCTAA
- a CDS encoding host attachment family protein, whose translation MGIATDTLVLVTDGRKMLFLRNEGDDKHMNLQVEKKERRDDAPDRELSTDAPGSVFSSGSSARSSYEETDFHQLEEDRWAHEAADRINSRALKNDFDGLVIIAPPKTLGELRKKLHKETEKRTILQIDKEMTNQPLNEIEKLIDGETEVEAPPEVLA comes from the coding sequence ATGGGCATTGCCACCGACACCCTCGTCCTCGTCACCGACGGCCGCAAAATGCTGTTCCTCAGGAATGAGGGCGACGACAAACACATGAATTTGCAGGTCGAGAAGAAGGAGCGCCGCGACGACGCCCCTGACCGCGAACTTTCGACTGATGCGCCGGGTTCGGTGTTCTCCTCAGGCTCCTCGGCGCGTTCCAGCTATGAGGAAACCGATTTTCACCAGCTGGAAGAAGATCGCTGGGCGCATGAGGCGGCCGATCGCATCAACAGCCGCGCGCTCAAGAACGATTTCGACGGACTGGTCATCATCGCCCCGCCCAAGACGCTGGGCGAACTGCGCAAGAAGTTGCACAAGGAAACCGAGAAGCGCACGATCCTGCAGATCGACAAGGAAATGACTAACCAGCCCTTGAACGAGATCGAAAAGCTGATCGACGGCGAAACCGAGGTCGAAGCGCCGCCCGAAGTGCTCGCCTAA
- the gyrA gene encoding DNA gyrase subunit A, which yields MASEPPIETPYESDIAPISIVDEMKTSYLDYAMSVIVSRALPDVRDGLKPVHRRILYACQEAGYVAGRPYRKSSRIVGDVMGKYHPHGDSAIYDALARMTADWSMRVPLIDGQGNFGSVDPDPPAAMRYTEARLAKVANSLLADIDKETVAFQANYDASESEPQVLPARFPNLLVNGAGGIAVGMATNIPPHNLGEVLAACRAYIVDPAISNEGLMEYVKGPDFPTGAQILGASGIRSAYTTGRGSMMMRSKAHVEEKSGEKRAIVLTEIPYQVGKSGLVEKIAEAAKDKRIEGVSDIRDESNREGIRIVIELKRDATPEVVLNQLWRHTPAQSSFPANILAIRGGRPETLDLRTIIESFVKFREEVITKRTKFDLFKARERAHLLLGLVVAVSNLDEVVVMIRGSKTPAEAREKLLAKEWPGDEIRPYIRLVEAMDPAAEGTTYRLSEAQVKAILELRLHRLTALGRDEIGGELEELAKTITELLEILSNRARLYEVMVAEFAEVEEEFATPRRTELAPAVDGIEDEDLIEVEDMVVTVTHTGYIKRTPLALFREQKRGGKGRSGMSTKDEDIVTNLFVTTTHNPVMFFSNTGRVYRMKVWKLPEGGPTAKGRPMVNLLPLAEGEVITTVLPLPQDEAEWAGLAIMFATEGGTVRRNSMDAFTNVPSNGKIAMKFDEDADGNPDDKLIGVELLNEEDDVLLATRNGKAIRFEATAVREFTGRASKGVRGIKLLGDDKVISMSILGSTGSTRDERELYLKSPVWRDNDSAEGLSAERYAELADKEEFLLTITENGYGKRTSTFEYRVTNRGGQGVANIVTSERNGGVVASFPVTRGEQLMLVTDQGKMIRTTVADIRIAGRNTQGVTIFNVAKGETVVSVARIDEDEDAENDAEEMVEGDLQGDDKTISPTADGEAGEDGASGPEGGE from the coding sequence GTGGCTTCCGAACCCCCGATCGAAACCCCGTACGAAAGCGATATCGCGCCCATCTCCATCGTCGATGAGATGAAGACCAGCTATCTCGATTATGCGATGAGCGTGATCGTATCGCGTGCCCTTCCTGATGTGCGCGACGGCTTGAAGCCGGTGCATCGCCGCATCCTCTATGCCTGCCAGGAAGCCGGCTATGTCGCGGGTCGTCCCTACCGCAAGTCGAGCCGCATCGTCGGTGACGTCATGGGTAAATATCACCCGCATGGCGATAGCGCTATCTATGACGCGCTGGCGCGCATGACCGCCGACTGGTCGATGCGGGTGCCGCTGATCGACGGTCAGGGCAACTTCGGTTCGGTCGATCCCGATCCGCCGGCCGCCATGCGTTACACCGAGGCGCGCCTGGCGAAGGTCGCCAATTCGCTGCTGGCGGATATCGACAAGGAAACCGTCGCCTTCCAGGCCAACTATGATGCCAGCGAGAGCGAACCGCAGGTCCTGCCCGCGCGCTTCCCCAACCTGCTGGTCAACGGTGCAGGCGGTATCGCGGTCGGCATGGCGACCAACATCCCGCCGCACAATCTGGGCGAAGTGCTGGCCGCCTGCCGCGCTTATATCGTTGATCCGGCCATCAGCAATGAAGGCTTGATGGAATATGTGAAGGGCCCCGATTTCCCGACCGGTGCGCAGATTTTGGGCGCGTCGGGCATCCGTTCCGCCTACACAACGGGCCGCGGCTCGATGATGATGCGCTCCAAGGCGCATGTCGAAGAAAAGTCGGGCGAAAAGCGCGCCATCGTTCTGACCGAAATCCCCTATCAGGTGGGCAAGTCGGGCTTGGTCGAGAAGATTGCGGAAGCAGCCAAGGACAAGCGCATCGAGGGCGTGTCCGACATTCGCGATGAATCCAACCGCGAAGGCATTCGCATCGTCATCGAATTGAAGCGCGATGCGACGCCCGAAGTGGTGCTCAACCAGCTGTGGCGCCACACCCCTGCCCAATCGAGCTTCCCGGCCAATATCCTGGCCATTCGCGGCGGACGCCCGGAGACGCTCGACCTACGCACCATCATCGAAAGCTTTGTGAAGTTCCGCGAGGAAGTCATTACGAAGCGGACGAAATTCGACCTGTTCAAGGCGCGCGAGCGGGCCCATCTGTTGCTTGGCCTTGTCGTCGCGGTTTCCAATCTGGACGAAGTGGTCGTGATGATCCGCGGGTCGAAGACCCCGGCCGAAGCGCGCGAAAAACTGCTCGCCAAGGAATGGCCGGGTGATGAGATCCGGCCCTATATCCGCCTCGTCGAGGCGATGGACCCGGCTGCCGAGGGCACCACCTATCGCCTGTCCGAAGCGCAGGTGAAGGCGATCCTGGAGCTGCGCCTCCACCGCTTGACCGCGCTCGGTCGCGACGAAATTGGTGGCGAGCTGGAAGAGCTGGCCAAGACCATCACCGAACTGCTCGAAATCCTCTCCAACCGTGCCCGCCTCTATGAGGTGATGGTCGCCGAATTTGCCGAGGTTGAGGAAGAATTCGCCACACCGCGCCGCACTGAATTGGCACCCGCGGTCGACGGCATCGAGGATGAGGACCTGATCGAGGTCGAGGACATGGTCGTGACGGTGACGCACACCGGCTACATCAAGCGCACCCCCCTCGCCCTGTTCCGCGAGCAAAAGCGCGGCGGCAAGGGCCGCAGCGGGATGAGCACCAAGGACGAGGATATCGTCACCAACCTGTTCGTGACGACCACGCATAATCCGGTGATGTTCTTTTCCAACACCGGGCGCGTCTATCGCATGAAGGTGTGGAAGCTGCCCGAAGGCGGGCCGACCGCCAAGGGCCGCCCGATGGTGAACCTGCTGCCGCTGGCCGAGGGCGAGGTCATCACCACCGTGCTGCCTCTGCCGCAAGATGAGGCCGAATGGGCGGGCCTTGCCATCATGTTCGCGACCGAAGGCGGCACCGTGCGCCGCAACAGCATGGATGCCTTCACCAATGTGCCGTCCAACGGCAAGATCGCGATGAAGTTTGACGAGGATGCCGACGGCAACCCCGACGACAAGCTGATCGGCGTGGAACTGCTCAACGAGGAGGATGATGTCCTGCTCGCGACCCGCAACGGCAAGGCGATCCGCTTCGAAGCGACCGCCGTGCGCGAATTTACCGGACGTGCGTCGAAGGGCGTGCGCGGGATCAAGCTGCTGGGCGACGACAAGGTCATTTCGATGTCGATCCTGGGCTCGACCGGATCGACCCGGGACGAGCGCGAGCTTTATCTCAAGTCGCCCGTATGGCGCGACAATGACAGCGCCGAGGGGCTGAGCGCCGAACGCTATGCCGAATTGGCGGACAAGGAGGAGTTCCTGCTGACCATTACCGAAAATGGCTATGGCAAGCGAACCTCGACCTTTGAATATCGCGTCACCAATCGCGGCGGCCAGGGCGTCGCCAACATCGTGACGTCCGAGCGCAATGGCGGCGTGGTTGCCAGCTTCCCGGTCACACGGGGTGAGCAATTGATGCTGGTCACCGACCAAGGCAAGATGATCCGCACCACGGTGGCCGATATCCGCATCGCCGGGCGCAACACGCAGGGCGTCACCATCTTCAACGTCGCCAAGGGCGAGACGGTGGTCTCGGTCGCGCGCATCGACGAGGATGAGGATGCGGAGAATGACGCCGAGGAAATGGTCGAAGGCGATCTGCAGGGTGATGACAAGACCATCTCCCCCACCGCCGATGGCGAAGCCGGTGAAGACGGCGCGTCGGGGCCGGAAGGCGGCGAATAG
- a CDS encoding tetratricopeptide repeat protein translates to MKFTMTAMALALASMGMTATPALAQDAAAQAAPAYPPVELSKKGRKALVDVQAAVNADAENAAALIAGAEGSMESAGDRYTLGQLKLTHALKRDDVAAMAAAADEMRAANVGDPAIVQDLFVKIGSMYYNAENYQAALGEWEKARAMNPGHAETMRLMAEAYGQMGNIPQAMALYRSAIAAQEAGGTLADENWYKRAWSIAYDADHPEVFTMSRSWVEKFPTDANWKQALAIYHNVGTHSDAVFLDLFRLRRAANALERSADYSDYAQLLLGANSPGEALAVLEQGKAAGLITGESMLQKELFDRANAGERSSGRETLDADAADAPSRNSARAAYNIGNAYYGYGQYDKAAEMYRVALTKSDVNRDVTQLRYGMALAMAGQKDAAQAELAKVGGEFTELANYWSLFAKTRK, encoded by the coding sequence ATGAAATTTACGATGACCGCCATGGCGCTCGCGCTTGCCAGCATGGGCATGACGGCCACCCCCGCATTGGCGCAGGACGCCGCCGCCCAGGCCGCTCCCGCTTATCCGCCCGTCGAATTGTCGAAGAAGGGCCGCAAGGCGCTTGTCGACGTGCAGGCTGCGGTCAACGCCGATGCCGAAAATGCCGCCGCGCTGATCGCGGGCGCCGAAGGCAGCATGGAAAGTGCCGGCGATCGCTATACGCTCGGCCAGCTCAAGCTCACTCACGCGCTCAAGCGCGACGATGTTGCCGCCATGGCCGCAGCCGCCGATGAAATGCGCGCAGCGAACGTTGGCGATCCCGCCATCGTGCAGGACCTCTTCGTCAAGATCGGCAGCATGTACTATAATGCCGAGAATTATCAGGCTGCGCTGGGCGAGTGGGAAAAGGCGCGAGCCATGAACCCCGGTCATGCCGAAACCATGCGCCTCATGGCAGAAGCCTACGGCCAGATGGGCAATATCCCCCAGGCGATGGCGCTTTATCGCTCGGCGATTGCCGCGCAGGAAGCCGGTGGCACGCTGGCTGATGAAAATTGGTACAAGCGCGCGTGGAGCATCGCTTATGATGCCGACCATCCCGAAGTGTTCACCATGAGCCGCAGCTGGGTCGAGAAGTTCCCGACCGACGCAAACTGGAAGCAGGCGCTGGCCATCTATCACAATGTCGGCACGCATTCGGATGCGGTCTTCCTCGACCTCTTCCGCTTGCGCCGCGCTGCCAACGCGCTTGAGCGGTCGGCGGATTATTCTGATTATGCACAGCTGCTGCTTGGCGCGAACAGCCCCGGCGAGGCACTGGCAGTGCTCGAGCAGGGCAAGGCTGCTGGCCTGATCACCGGCGAGAGCATGCTGCAGAAGGAATTGTTCGATCGCGCCAATGCGGGTGAGCGCAGCTCGGGCCGCGAAACGCTGGATGCCGACGCTGCCGACGCGCCGAGCCGCAACAGCGCCCGCGCCGCCTACAATATCGGCAACGCCTATTACGGCTACGGCCAGTATGACAAGGCTGCCGAGATGTATCGCGTCGCGCTGACCAAGTCGGACGTCAATCGTGACGTCACCCAGCTGCGGTACGGCATGGCGCTCGCCATGGCGGGCCAGAAGGATGCAGCCCAGGCCGAACTGGCCAAGGTGGGCGGCGAATTTACCGAGCTGGCCAATTACTGGTCGCTGTTTGCCAAGACCCGCAAATAA
- a CDS encoding histidine kinase dimerization/phospho-acceptor domain-containing protein, which produces MLARLTAENFLRFDDRIATLLTLPGGNEHEVTLRWRQLVDVAARAGEADEKSAPYIAALAVIRADAPSVPLAIRAAAARSIAGRPIPHSLVELFAADRLAVNAPLLAAAPGQIGLLRRLHVAADADSRRFLETLHPQLVSPDPAGPSLHDVVARVEAYKEVIADAQDGPPRPKREREAPALPPRPAPRPRPDSPAAAPAPTMTASNVITRPAPVVSDAKSVRELVHELRTPLNAIIGFAEIIDGEYLGPANKPYRTRAAEIVAQARILLGAIEDLDFAARLRSGSVADNAEPVAVSALLKELVTELRPQADRVGAAVELAQEQDVDAKIDRILAARLLRRLLSALLATSQPGEAIALKASTRNTAMRFIMRRPRALWGLSKDALFDPAFKLEGEGQALLGLGFSLRLVRGLARVAGGDLLIDAEAILLDLPILD; this is translated from the coding sequence ATGCTGGCCAGATTGACTGCGGAGAATTTTTTGCGTTTCGACGATCGCATCGCGACCTTGCTCACCCTGCCTGGCGGGAATGAGCATGAAGTGACCCTGCGCTGGCGCCAGCTGGTGGATGTCGCTGCGCGTGCGGGCGAGGCGGATGAAAAGAGCGCACCCTATATTGCCGCCCTTGCCGTGATCCGCGCCGATGCGCCCTCCGTGCCGCTGGCCATCCGTGCCGCCGCAGCGCGCTCGATCGCCGGTCGGCCCATCCCGCACAGCCTGGTGGAGCTCTTCGCGGCCGATCGCCTGGCCGTGAATGCGCCGCTGCTGGCGGCCGCCCCGGGCCAAATCGGCCTGCTGCGCCGCCTGCATGTCGCCGCCGATGCCGACAGTCGCCGTTTCCTCGAGACGCTCCATCCGCAACTTGTCTCGCCCGATCCGGCCGGTCCCAGCCTGCATGATGTCGTCGCAAGGGTCGAAGCCTATAAGGAGGTCATCGCCGATGCGCAGGATGGACCGCCGCGTCCCAAGCGCGAGCGGGAAGCGCCCGCGCTGCCGCCGCGCCCCGCACCGCGACCTCGACCCGATAGTCCCGCCGCCGCGCCTGCACCGACTATGACTGCTTCCAACGTCATTACACGCCCTGCTCCTGTCGTCAGCGATGCCAAATCGGTGCGCGAGCTCGTGCATGAATTGCGCACGCCTTTGAACGCCATCATCGGCTTTGCCGAGATCATCGACGGCGAATATCTGGGCCCCGCCAATAAGCCCTACCGCACACGCGCCGCAGAGATCGTCGCCCAGGCACGGATCCTTCTGGGAGCGATCGAGGATCTGGATTTTGCCGCGCGCCTGCGCAGCGGTTCGGTCGCCGACAATGCCGAGCCTGTCGCCGTCTCCGCATTGCTGAAAGAACTGGTCACCGAGCTTCGCCCGCAGGCCGACCGTGTTGGCGCCGCCGTCGAACTGGCGCAGGAGCAAGACGTCGACGCAAAGATCGATCGGATCCTCGCTGCGCGCTTGCTGCGCCGACTGCTGTCCGCGCTGCTGGCCACGTCGCAGCCGGGCGAGGCGATTGCGCTTAAGGCGTCGACACGCAATACGGCGATGCGCTTCATCATGCGGCGTCCGCGCGCCTTGTGGGGATTGAGCAAGGACGCGCTGTTCGATCCGGCGTTCAAGCTGGAAGGCGAAGGCCAGGCCTTGCTCGGGCTCGGCTTCTCGCTGCGCCTGGTGCGCGGCCTTGCACGCGTCGCCGGCGGCGATCTCCTGATCGATGCCGAAGCGATCCTGCTCGACCTGCCAATCCTGGATTGA
- a CDS encoding alpha/beta hydrolase, giving the protein MLTFIRAIWFAFLLVASPQAAAQMTPPDDPLEAVHPQWRDFQPQYRPGRCPFGDAFDHDIVSCGSVLVPEDRRDPASSLIRIEVMRVKPTEDAPAGNAIVRLEGGPGGPGLSALRATYYSGEQGEWMRALGELIFFDQRGVGASERQFCRGLPQFYQFGAIASRDGARRVVERTNECLEEARREGIAIAAYDNWQNALDVRDLRKALGFKQWNLYGISYGTKLGQAVMMVDAPSIRAAVLDSVVPTGQADTRVGITGENLEQALGVVADACKADVSCNAAYPDLAERFWAVIEAYGDKPLKLDGVARQSFPTGDVLVDDVTVAQLLFQLLYSRPLYGDLPLLLEALEERNVAALRAYADVGARVFGREYGTGMAQIIACSSEAPYTAERAAELVRRSPRVEPRITMRLPEDCDATGMLGFDPSYRMLESDIPTLVVAGAADPITPVQSSESILPGLANATYVEFPYAGHGGLFSADECGEDILSSFIADPNAAADTSCAKEMEPPKFVTSWRRTDAAYAFAKPIIDGARPPHLLVLVLGLLVGLVAYPLAAIGRWWDRRRRMERPAVRAVRLASWGGFALSTTAVALAGKLAFDWVSNHPLGLPMGLPSGVMWSGILALLGVVAAGYALFKAMKTRSKLPVGTLIGASLSLLLAVGTLALLISIGAGPV; this is encoded by the coding sequence ATGTTGACCTTCATCCGCGCCATTTGGTTCGCCTTCCTTCTCGTGGCGAGCCCGCAGGCGGCGGCACAGATGACGCCGCCCGATGACCCGCTTGAGGCGGTCCACCCCCAATGGCGCGATTTCCAGCCGCAATATCGGCCCGGCCGCTGCCCCTTCGGCGATGCGTTCGACCATGACATCGTCAGCTGCGGCAGCGTGCTGGTTCCCGAGGATCGGCGCGATCCCGCCAGCAGCCTGATCCGGATTGAGGTCATGCGCGTGAAGCCGACCGAGGACGCGCCAGCGGGCAATGCGATCGTGCGCCTCGAAGGCGGCCCGGGTGGCCCGGGGCTCAGCGCGCTGCGCGCGACCTATTATAGCGGCGAGCAGGGCGAATGGATGCGCGCGCTTGGCGAACTCATTTTCTTCGACCAGCGCGGGGTAGGGGCGTCGGAACGGCAATTTTGCCGTGGTCTGCCCCAATTCTACCAGTTCGGGGCAATTGCATCGCGCGACGGCGCCCGCCGTGTCGTGGAGCGCACCAACGAATGCCTGGAAGAAGCCCGGCGGGAAGGCATCGCCATCGCCGCCTATGACAATTGGCAGAACGCGCTCGACGTTCGCGACCTGCGCAAGGCGCTCGGTTTCAAGCAATGGAACCTCTACGGCATCTCCTATGGCACCAAGCTTGGCCAGGCGGTCATGATGGTCGATGCGCCAAGCATTCGCGCCGCGGTGCTGGATTCGGTGGTGCCCACGGGGCAGGCCGACACAAGGGTCGGGATCACTGGCGAAAATCTGGAGCAGGCGCTGGGCGTGGTGGCCGATGCATGCAAGGCCGATGTCTCTTGCAATGCTGCCTATCCCGATCTTGCCGAGCGTTTCTGGGCGGTGATCGAGGCTTATGGCGACAAGCCCTTGAAGCTTGATGGCGTGGCCCGCCAATCCTTCCCGACAGGCGACGTCCTCGTCGACGATGTGACGGTCGCGCAACTCTTGTTCCAGCTGCTCTATTCGCGACCGCTCTATGGCGACTTGCCCTTGCTCCTCGAAGCGCTGGAGGAGCGCAATGTGGCGGCACTGCGCGCTTATGCCGATGTCGGCGCACGCGTCTTCGGCCGCGAATATGGGACGGGGATGGCGCAGATCATCGCCTGTTCGTCCGAAGCGCCGTACACGGCAGAGCGCGCAGCGGAGCTTGTGCGCCGGTCGCCACGTGTCGAGCCGCGCATCACGATGCGGCTGCCGGAGGATTGCGACGCCACGGGAATGCTGGGCTTCGACCCCAGCTATCGCATGCTGGAAAGCGACATTCCGACCCTGGTCGTCGCAGGCGCTGCCGATCCGATCACTCCGGTCCAGTCGTCCGAATCGATCCTGCCCGGCCTTGCCAACGCCACCTATGTGGAGTTCCCCTATGCGGGACATGGCGGTCTCTTCTCGGCCGACGAATGCGGCGAGGATATTCTGTCCAGCTTCATCGCCGATCCGAACGCCGCGGCCGACACCAGCTGCGCCAAGGAGATGGAGCCACCGAAATTCGTCACATCATGGCGCCGTACAGATGCCGCCTACGCCTTCGCCAAGCCCATCATCGATGGCGCCCGGCCGCCGCATCTCCTCGTGCTGGTGCTGGGGCTGCTGGTCGGACTGGTGGCCTATCCGCTCGCCGCCATCGGTCGCTGGTGGGATCGTCGCCGACGCATGGAACGTCCTGCGGTCCGTGCGGTCCGGCTAGCGTCCTGGGGCGGTTTTGCCCTGTCGACAACCGCCGTCGCGCTGGCCGGCAAGCTTGCCTTCGACTGGGTCAGCAATCATCCGCTCGGGCTGCCGATGGGGCTGCCGAGCGGTGTGATGTGGTCTGGGATCCTGGCCCTGCTCGGCGTCGTTGCTGCGGGCTATGCGCTATTCAAGGCGATGAAGACCCGGTCCAAGCTGCCGGTCGGCACGCTGATCGGCGCATCGCTTTCGCTGCTATTGGCGGTGGGCACCCTTGCACTACTCATCTCGATAGGGGCAGGGCCGGTCTAG